A stretch of the Aegilops tauschii subsp. strangulata cultivar AL8/78 chromosome 4, Aet v6.0, whole genome shotgun sequence genome encodes the following:
- the LOC109757303 gene encoding uncharacterized protein, whose product MNPHPLRLGALLAALVLAAGGGWWGRAEASIHTYGRESFREVGNAFLLSGGSEGIVADGADLAAPDSSFIKFVNVTFWRNAESAESHAKMAHSTGLVQAILFEAADRDNIGGSAYGGQRSICCTPDLAKLEGCKQGEVIRRPSSDDPDWPVVVDTHFSANHLSVKLDDEEVHITKTGMYNLFFISCDPKVRGLAMSGKTIWRNPGGYLPGRMAPLMRFYVFMSLAYLLVMVVWFSNYIRFWRDILPIQNWITLVIALGLFEMTLWYFEYLNFNSSGVRPVGITTWVVTVGAIRKTISRLLILSISMGYGVVRPTLGGLTSKVLLLGLTYFLASELLDISENVGTINDISGKAKLFLVLPDAFLDAFLILWIFTSLSRTLEKLQARRSSVKLDIYRKFTNALAVSVIGSVVWIGYEVYFKATDPFSERWQSAWIITAFWDVLAFVLLIVICYLWAPSQSSQRYAYSGEAVDDEEESQSLTKGSDGDVGMVKIDKDRNAGVSSAFSLEDDEAEEDKRE is encoded by the exons ATGAATCCCCACCCCCTCCGCCTCGGCGCGCTCTTGGCGGCCCTCGTGCTTGCCgccggcggcgggtggtggggccGTGCGGAGGCGTCGATCCACACCTACGGCCGCGAGTCGTTCCGCGAGGTGGGCAACGCTTTCCTCCTCTCCGGCGGCAGCGAGGGCATCGTCGCCGACGGGGCCGATCTCGCCGCCCCCGACTCCTCCTTCATCAA GTTTGTGAATGTTACTTTCTGGAGGAACGCAGAATCGGCAGAATCACATGCAAAAATGGCACATAGTACAGGCTTGGTGCAAGCTATTTTATTTGAAGCAGCTGACAGGGATAACATTGGGGGTTCTGCCTATGGTGGACAGAGGTCCATTTGTTGCACCCCTGACCTTGCTAAACTAGAGGGCTGCAAACAAGGTGAAGTAATCAGGAGGCCATCTTCTGATGATCCAGATTGGCCTGTCGTGGTAGATACACACTTCAGTGCTAATCACCTTTCAGTGAAGTTGGATGACGAGGAAGTTCACATTACAAAGACAGGCATGTACAACTTGTTCTTCATTTCTTGTGATCCAAAAGTAAGGGGCCTTGCTATGAGTGGGAAGACAATCTGGAGAAATCCTGGGGGGTACCTACCGGGACGAATGGCACCTCTGATGAGATTTTATGTTTTCATGTCGCTGGCATATCTGTTAGTCATGGTTGTCTGGTTTAGCAATTACATAAGGTTTTGGAGGGATATACTGCCAATACAGAATTGGATCACACTAGTAATTGCTCTTGGACTGTTTGAGATGACACTATGGTACTTTGAGTACTTAAACTTCAACAGCAGCGGTGTACGACCTGTCGGAATTACAACTTGGGTTGTAACTGTTGGCGCTATCAGAAAAACAATTTCCCGTCTACTGATCCTTTCTATATCCATGGGATACGGTGTTGTTCGCCCAACTCTAGGAGGGCTCACCTCTAAGGTTTTACTCCTTGGGCTTACGTATTTCCTGGCTTCTGAATTACTGGATATTTCAGAAAATGTTGGAACAATTAATGACATTTCAGGCAAAGCAAAGCTTTTCCTTGTCCTTCCTGATGCATTTTTGGATGCTTTTCTCATACTTTGGATTTTCACTTCTCTTTCCCGCACTCTCGAGAAACTACAG GCAAGGAGGAGTTCTGTGAAATTGGATATATACAGAAAGTTTACAAATGCACTGGCGGTCTCTGTCATAGGTTCAGTTGTCTGGATTGGCTATGAG GTCTATTTCAAAGCAACAGATCCCTTTAGTGAGAGATGGCAGAGTGCTTGGATCATTACAGCCTTCTGGGACGTTcttgcatttgttttgcttaTTGTGATATGTTATTTGTGGGCACCTTCTCAAAGCTCACAAAG GTATGCATATTCAGGCGAAGCTGTCGACGATGAGGAGGAGTCTCAGTCTCTGACAAAGGGGTCTGATGGTGATGTAGGGATGGTAAAGATTGACAAAGACAGAAATGCTGGTGTTAGCAGTGCTTTCAGCTTGGAAGATGATGAGGCTGAAGAGGACAAAAGAGAATAG